In a genomic window of Rhodovulum sp. P5:
- a CDS encoding GNAT family N-acetyltransferase, translating to MEITWSEAQRPKTPKGAPMPMQQHRAYGAACKRIGSQVMWLEGRAGGKPVASAQILRRTWPLFGQFALLSRGPLFAPSVGAADAGRATRDLVAMLAPDHRGVMATPDCIDGRDPLMGQGLLQMVTGGHVARLSLKEPEAALRAALHQKWRNRLKRAEGAGLFLDSGPMPPDPGHWLLREEARQASQRRYARLPPEFAVAWASLGESLLVTASDKSGPVAGMLFLIHAPWASYHLGWTSEDGRRMDAHNLLMWTGMLALKARGLTALELGTLDTVKTPGLARFKLGTGAVPVPLGATWMRSVGSGAVARLAGLRRAA from the coding sequence ATGGAAATCACATGGTCCGAGGCCCAGCGCCCGAAAACGCCGAAAGGCGCGCCGATGCCGATGCAGCAGCACCGGGCCTATGGCGCGGCGTGCAAGCGCATCGGGTCTCAGGTGATGTGGCTGGAGGGACGCGCGGGCGGAAAACCCGTGGCCAGCGCGCAGATCCTGCGGCGGACATGGCCGCTGTTCGGGCAGTTCGCGTTGCTGTCCCGCGGGCCGCTGTTTGCCCCGTCCGTGGGGGCAGCGGATGCAGGCCGCGCAACCCGTGATCTGGTCGCGATGCTGGCGCCGGACCATCGCGGCGTGATGGCGACGCCCGATTGCATCGACGGGCGCGATCCGCTGATGGGGCAGGGGCTGTTGCAGATGGTGACGGGCGGCCATGTCGCGCGCCTGTCGCTCAAGGAACCCGAGGCGGCGCTGCGGGCTGCCCTGCATCAGAAATGGCGCAACCGCCTGAAACGGGCAGAGGGGGCGGGGTTGTTCCTCGACAGTGGGCCGATGCCACCCGATCCCGGCCATTGGCTGTTGCGGGAAGAGGCCCGGCAGGCCAGCCAGCGCCGCTATGCCCGCCTGCCGCCGGAATTCGCCGTGGCCTGGGCGAGCCTTGGCGAAAGCCTGCTGGTCACGGCCAGCGACAAGTCCGGTCCGGTGGCGGGGATGCTGTTCCTGATCCATGCGCCCTGGGCCAGCTATCACCTTGGCTGGACGTCCGAAGACGGGCGCAGGATGGATGCCCATAACCTGCTGATGTGGACCGGCATGCTAGCGCTGAAGGCGCGCGGGCTGACGGCGCTGGAACTCGGCACGCTCGACACGGTCAAGACGCCGGGGCTGGCCCGGTTCAAGCTGGGCACCGGTGCGGTTCCCGTGCCGCTTGGCGCCACCTGGATGCGCTCGGTCGGCAGCGGCGCGGTGGCGCGGCTGGCGGGATTGCGGCGGGCGGCCTGA
- a CDS encoding 2-oxoacid:acceptor oxidoreductase family protein, with amino-acid sequence MATEIRFSGSGGQGLLLSARILAAALAEEGRNIAQSNAYEPVSRGGLSRSDLVISDGEADYPLSRRLNFLLILDEAAATASTHLLDAASVVLADAERVTTLPEGPFTVHALPFTETARQLGNPRVTNIVALGALVALGKVCDADALERSILAMTPAKFAQLNREAFAAGKAMAEAPVPA; translated from the coding sequence ATGGCCACCGAAATCCGTTTCAGCGGCAGCGGCGGGCAGGGCCTGCTGTTGTCGGCGCGCATCCTTGCCGCAGCGCTGGCCGAAGAGGGGCGCAACATCGCGCAGTCGAACGCCTATGAGCCGGTGTCGCGCGGGGGGCTGTCCCGGTCGGATCTGGTGATCAGCGACGGGGAGGCGGACTATCCCCTCAGCCGCCGGCTGAACTTCCTGCTTATCCTGGACGAGGCCGCGGCGACGGCCTCCACCCATCTGCTGGACGCCGCGTCGGTGGTGCTGGCCGATGCCGAACGGGTGACGACGCTGCCAGAGGGGCCGTTCACCGTGCACGCCCTGCCTTTCACCGAAACCGCCCGGCAGTTGGGCAATCCGCGGGTGACGAATATCGTGGCGCTGGGGGCATTGGTCGCCTTGGGCAAGGTCTGTGACGCGGACGCGCTGGAACGCAGCATCCTGGCGATGACACCTGCGAAATTCGCGCAACTGAACCGGGAAGCCTTCGCCGCCGGCAAGGCGATGGCAGAGGCACCGGTCCCGGCCTGA
- a CDS encoding 2-oxoacid:ferredoxin oxidoreductase subunit beta: MKDTTVEAAFDVNDWLRQDQMPHFLCPGCGHGIALRALLWAIHDARIDKDKLAVVSGIGCSGRLSAYIDANTFHTTHGRPLTFATGLKLARPDLHVIVITGDGDCLAIGGNHLIHAARRNLDITCIMLNNEIYGMTGGQVSPTTSEGRYTSTTQAGNTEPTFDACALAAAAGAGFVGREVTMQVLALRDLIRQALGHEGFSFVEVLSDCTEIYGRKNDLGASPEMMLAKKSEMRPYAYRNTVDVPFRPNALRTGVLSQNERPEYGAAYRSMAAMIRGEREGG, translated from the coding sequence ATGAAAGACACCACCGTTGAGGCCGCCTTCGACGTCAACGACTGGCTGCGGCAGGACCAGATGCCCCATTTCCTGTGCCCCGGCTGCGGGCACGGCATCGCGCTGCGCGCCCTTTTGTGGGCCATCCACGACGCCCGCATCGACAAGGACAAGCTGGCCGTGGTTTCGGGCATCGGCTGTTCGGGGCGCCTGTCCGCCTATATCGACGCCAACACCTTTCACACCACCCATGGCCGCCCGCTGACCTTTGCCACCGGTCTGAAACTGGCGCGTCCCGACCTGCATGTGATCGTCATCACCGGCGACGGCGACTGCCTTGCCATCGGCGGCAACCACCTGATCCATGCCGCGCGCCGCAATCTGGATATCACCTGCATCATGCTGAACAACGAGATCTACGGCATGACCGGCGGGCAGGTGTCCCCCACCACGTCGGAGGGGCGCTATACCTCCACCACGCAGGCGGGGAATACCGAACCCACCTTCGATGCCTGCGCACTGGCCGCCGCGGCGGGCGCGGGCTTTGTCGGGCGAGAGGTGACAATGCAGGTGCTTGCCCTGCGCGACCTGATCCGGCAGGCGCTGGGGCATGAGGGCTTTTCCTTCGTCGAGGTGCTGTCGGACTGCACCGAGATCTACGGCCGCAAGAACGATCTCGGCGCCTCGCCCGAGATGATGCTGGCCAAGAAAAGCGAGATGCGCCCCTATGCCTATCGCAACACCGTGGACGTGCCGTTCCGGCCCAACGCCTTGCGCACCGGGGTCCTGTCGCAGAACGAACGCCCGGAATATGGCGCTGCCTACCGGTCGATGGCGGCGATGATCCGCGGCGAGAGGGAGGGCGGTTGA
- a CDS encoding 2-oxoacid:acceptor oxidoreductase subunit alpha, whose amino-acid sequence MTATRRNLEGNEACALGAIRAGCRFFAGYPITPSSEVAEVMSRELPKVGGTFIQMEDEIASMGAVIGASMGGVKAMTATSGPGFSLKQENLGYACGAEIPCVVVNVMRGGPSTGMPTRPAQGDIMQTRWGTHGDHAIIVLAPASVSEAYSETIRAVELSETLRVPVVVLLDEVIGHLTETVDLAAVPEAPEVWRKFADGPVEGFEPYEVTEDMIPPMARPGDGYRAHCTGLTHAPGGFPTQVPTVAAEALNRTTDKLILHRDRIESWRVQDTDDADLLIVAIGISARAARQAVKDLRAEGLKVGLFRPVTLWPFPEDALRETVAKAGAKTVLVPEMNQGQLVLEVERVLAGRATVEGLGKVDGQAITPDEIAAKAREALR is encoded by the coding sequence ATGACTGCGACGCGCCGCAATCTGGAAGGCAACGAGGCCTGCGCGCTGGGCGCGATCCGCGCCGGTTGCCGCTTCTTTGCAGGCTACCCCATCACCCCGTCCTCGGAAGTGGCCGAGGTCATGTCCCGCGAACTGCCCAAGGTGGGCGGCACCTTCATCCAGATGGAGGATGAGATCGCCTCGATGGGCGCCGTGATCGGCGCCTCGATGGGGGGCGTGAAGGCGATGACGGCGACCTCTGGCCCCGGCTTTTCGCTGAAACAGGAAAATCTCGGCTATGCCTGCGGGGCAGAGATCCCCTGCGTCGTGGTCAACGTCATGCGCGGCGGCCCGTCGACGGGGATGCCCACGCGCCCCGCCCAGGGCGACATCATGCAGACCCGCTGGGGCACCCATGGCGACCACGCGATCATCGTGCTGGCCCCGGCCTCGGTGTCAGAGGCGTATTCCGAAACCATCCGCGCGGTGGAATTGTCCGAAACACTGCGGGTGCCGGTCGTGGTGCTGCTGGACGAGGTGATCGGCCATCTGACCGAAACCGTCGATCTGGCCGCCGTGCCAGAGGCGCCGGAGGTCTGGCGCAAGTTCGCCGATGGCCCGGTAGAGGGGTTCGAGCCCTACGAGGTGACCGAGGACATGATCCCGCCCATGGCGCGGCCCGGCGACGGCTATCGCGCCCACTGCACCGGCCTGACCCATGCGCCGGGCGGCTTCCCGACGCAGGTGCCGACCGTCGCGGCGGAGGCGCTGAACCGCACCACCGACAAGCTGATCCTGCACCGTGACAGGATCGAAAGCTGGCGGGTGCAGGACACCGACGACGCCGACCTGCTGATCGTCGCCATCGGCATTTCCGCCCGCGCCGCCCGGCAGGCGGTCAAGGACCTGCGGGCCGAGGGGCTTAAGGTCGGGCTGTTCCGCCCGGTGACGCTCTGGCCCTTCCCCGAGGATGCGCTGCGCGAAACGGTGGCCAAGGCAGGCGCGAAGACCGTGCTGGTGCCCGAGATGAATCAGGGCCAACTGGTTCTGGAGGTCGAGCGCGTGCTGGCCGGCCGCGCCACGGTCGAAGGGCTGGGCAAGGTTGACGGGCAGGCGATCACGCCCGACGAGATTGCCGCAAAGGCGCGGGAGGCGCTGCGATGA
- a CDS encoding 2-oxoacid:acceptor oxidoreductase family protein, translating into MSKPNTTTNVLIVGVGGQGVIMVSKVLAQLCQADGHDVKQSEVHGMAKRGGGVFSHVRFGPKVWSPTIPEGEVDILVALEWAEGLRWLKHLKPDTGTFIADCQKIVPPFACRNRKRGAEPAYAPQTPEEIIEQVHAGYVMDATTMAANLGNARASNTVLLGALSTVLDFPPEAWVDIISATVPPKSVEINRQAFAEGREWAKLGEKRIDVTASGLHKSHVEVHHPQVDTVLEITQEWCKGCDICVKMCPERCLRLNDQLKAELALPDLCTGCQLCSWLCPDQAIKVTNIPQTEPAE; encoded by the coding sequence ATGAGCAAACCGAATACGACAACGAATGTGCTGATCGTCGGCGTCGGCGGACAGGGCGTGATCATGGTGTCCAAGGTGCTGGCGCAGCTTTGCCAGGCCGACGGCCACGATGTGAAGCAAAGCGAAGTCCATGGCATGGCCAAGCGCGGGGGCGGCGTGTTCAGCCATGTCCGCTTTGGCCCCAAGGTCTGGTCGCCCACGATCCCCGAGGGCGAGGTCGATATCCTCGTGGCGCTGGAATGGGCGGAAGGCCTGCGCTGGCTGAAACACCTCAAGCCCGACACCGGGACCTTCATCGCCGATTGCCAGAAGATCGTGCCGCCCTTTGCCTGCCGCAACCGCAAGCGCGGGGCAGAGCCCGCCTATGCGCCCCAGACGCCCGAGGAGATCATCGAACAGGTGCACGCAGGCTATGTCATGGACGCCACCACCATGGCGGCCAATCTGGGCAATGCGCGGGCATCGAACACGGTGCTGCTGGGCGCGCTGTCCACGGTTCTGGACTTCCCGCCAGAGGCCTGGGTCGACATCATCTCGGCCACCGTCCCGCCGAAATCGGTAGAGATCAACCGGCAAGCCTTTGCCGAGGGCCGGGAGTGGGCCAAGCTGGGCGAAAAGCGCATCGATGTCACCGCCTCGGGCCTGCACAAGTCCCATGTGGAGGTGCATCACCCGCAGGTCGATACCGTGCTGGAGATCACGCAGGAATGGTGCAAGGGCTGCGATATATGCGTGAAGATGTGCCCCGAGCGCTGCCTGCGGCTGAACGACCAGCTCAAGGCCGAACTTGCCCTGCCCGATCTCTGCACCGGCTGCCAGCTTTGTTCCTGGCTCTGCCCCGATCAGGCGATCAAGGTTACGAATATTCCCCAAACGGAGCCCGCCGAATGA
- the iorA gene encoding indolepyruvate ferredoxin oxidoreductase subunit alpha: MTQALRSATATPTAAGAIRPMTGNEAIARGVWEAGCKVAAAYPGTPSTEIMENVATYPAADIHAQWSTNEKTAMDVAIGASFAGARAFTAMKHVGMNVAADALMSFSYIGVNGGLVVAVCDDPGIHSSQNEQDSRIYARFAQVPVLEPSDGQEALEFTRQAFDISEAFDTPVFVRSTTRLSHTRSAVQLGERTAPEGRAFADNPRKNVMIPAHARMQHGQVLERERRLKEWLTDNPLNRVEPGDTRVGVITSGIPYTYVKECLPDVSVLKLGVTYPLPDQLIRDFAAGVDRVIVVEELEPLIEDALKAMGVACEGKAFFPREGEFSPEIVHDGFAKAGLMEPRKNAAPFEFAPMVRPPVLCAGCPHAACFMALRAMDARVAGDIGCYTLAVVEPLKSIDTCVSMGSSIANAVGMAKAGTETKPIVATIGDSTFLHSGIPPLIDAVYNNANITVFILDNHITAMTGGQDHPGTGRTLRGEIAPRVDFFDLVKSLGVKWVQKIDSYDTATMQQQLREATAYKGVSVVISDRPCVLDPVKIKGPAMEVEQESCIACQACMNLGCPAITWSEGWHDGRHKVKIDPEACIGCSLCAQLCTSHSIKPVAEPA; encoded by the coding sequence ATGACGCAAGCCCTGCGGTCCGCCACCGCCACCCCGACTGCTGCCGGTGCCATCCGCCCCATGACCGGGAACGAGGCCATCGCCCGCGGCGTGTGGGAGGCCGGTTGCAAGGTCGCCGCCGCCTATCCCGGCACGCCGTCGACCGAGATTATGGAAAACGTCGCCACCTATCCGGCCGCCGACATCCACGCCCAGTGGTCGACCAACGAAAAGACGGCGATGGACGTGGCCATCGGGGCCAGCTTCGCAGGGGCACGGGCCTTCACGGCGATGAAACATGTCGGCATGAACGTGGCCGCCGATGCGCTGATGTCGTTCTCGTATATCGGGGTCAATGGCGGGCTGGTCGTGGCCGTCTGCGACGACCCGGGCATCCATTCGTCCCAGAACGAACAGGACAGCCGGATCTATGCCCGCTTTGCTCAGGTGCCGGTGCTGGAACCGTCGGACGGACAGGAAGCGCTGGAATTCACGCGCCAGGCGTTCGACATCTCCGAAGCGTTCGACACGCCGGTCTTCGTGCGGTCCACCACCCGCCTGTCCCATACCCGCAGCGCGGTGCAGTTGGGCGAGCGCACGGCGCCAGAGGGGCGCGCCTTTGCCGACAACCCGCGCAAGAACGTGATGATCCCCGCCCATGCCCGGATGCAGCACGGGCAGGTGCTGGAACGCGAACGGCGGCTGAAGGAATGGCTGACCGACAATCCCCTGAACCGGGTGGAGCCGGGCGATACCCGCGTCGGCGTCATCACCTCGGGCATCCCCTATACCTATGTGAAGGAATGCCTGCCGGACGTCTCTGTCCTGAAACTCGGCGTCACCTATCCCCTGCCCGACCAGTTGATCCGCGACTTCGCCGCCGGCGTCGACCGGGTGATCGTGGTGGAGGAACTGGAACCGCTGATCGAGGACGCGCTGAAGGCCATGGGCGTCGCGTGCGAGGGGAAGGCGTTCTTCCCGCGCGAGGGCGAATTCTCGCCCGAAATCGTCCATGACGGTTTTGCCAAGGCCGGGTTGATGGAGCCGCGCAAGAACGCGGCCCCCTTCGAATTCGCCCCGATGGTGCGCCCGCCGGTGCTGTGCGCGGGCTGCCCCCATGCGGCCTGTTTCATGGCGCTGCGCGCGATGGATGCGCGGGTGGCCGGCGATATCGGCTGCTACACCCTTGCCGTGGTGGAGCCACTGAAAAGCATCGACACCTGTGTCTCCATGGGTTCCTCCATCGCCAACGCGGTCGGCATGGCCAAGGCGGGGACCGAGACCAAGCCGATCGTGGCGACCATCGGCGATTCCACCTTCCTGCATTCGGGCATCCCGCCGCTGATCGACGCGGTCTACAACAACGCCAACATCACCGTCTTCATCCTCGACAACCACATCACCGCGATGACCGGCGGGCAGGATCACCCCGGCACCGGCCGGACCCTGCGCGGAGAGATCGCCCCGCGCGTCGATTTCTTCGATCTGGTGAAATCGCTGGGCGTGAAATGGGTGCAGAAGATCGACAGCTACGACACCGCCACGATGCAGCAGCAGTTGCGCGAGGCAACGGCCTACAAGGGCGTGTCGGTGGTGATCTCCGACCGGCCTTGCGTGCTGGACCCGGTCAAGATCAAGGGCCCGGCGATGGAGGTCGAGCAGGAAAGCTGCATCGCCTGTCAGGCCTGCATGAACCTTGGCTGCCCGGCGATCACATGGTCCGAAGGCTGGCACGACGGCCGCCACAAGGTGAAGATCGACCCGGAGGCCTGCATCGGCTGCAGCCTGTGCGCGCAGCTTTGCACCAGCCACTCGATCAAACCGGTTGCGGAGCCTGCCTGA
- a CDS encoding VPLPA-CTERM sorting domain-containing protein, giving the protein MKHYRYHLAGMAAAAAIAGLGVADAVWAGTITDGFTYAVASDGIDNRFGDHFHSSTGGDYGNPAGKAEVGNFYSEEVRGLSEYNLDSLSVATSAFVTFEVYLLGGLFVGENDFLYEGNIAVASYLGNNSEDITDYEAASTGSIGSFSTIGLAVGDTLSFDITSVYNAAILNGDESLGIKLFYTPTQSNGGAITFDWFRLTTDNQSNIVPLPAGLPMLVSALAALGVLAGRRRRI; this is encoded by the coding sequence ATGAAACACTACCGCTACCATCTTGCCGGCATGGCCGCTGCGGCTGCGATTGCCGGTCTTGGTGTGGCCGATGCCGTATGGGCCGGCACCATCACCGACGGGTTCACATATGCAGTGGCGTCTGACGGGATCGACAACCGATTTGGCGACCACTTCCACTCCAGCACCGGCGGGGATTACGGAAACCCCGCCGGCAAGGCCGAGGTCGGCAACTTCTACTCCGAAGAGGTTCGCGGCCTGTCGGAATACAACCTTGACAGCCTTTCTGTGGCCACGTCGGCCTTTGTGACGTTCGAGGTGTATCTCCTGGGCGGTCTGTTCGTGGGCGAAAACGACTTCCTGTATGAGGGCAACATCGCAGTGGCCTCCTACCTCGGGAACAACAGCGAAGACATCACTGACTATGAGGCGGCGAGCACCGGTTCGATCGGAAGCTTCAGCACCATCGGCCTTGCGGTCGGCGACACGCTCAGCTTCGACATCACATCCGTCTACAACGCGGCGATCCTGAACGGTGACGAGTCCCTCGGGATCAAGTTGTTCTACACCCCGACCCAGTCCAATGGCGGGGCGATCACGTTCGACTGGTTCCGGCTGACCACGGACAACCAGTCGAACATCGTGCCGCTGCCGGCCGGTCTGCCGATGCTGGTGTCTGCGCTTGCCGCGCTTGGTGTGCTGGCTGGCCGCCGCCGCCGCATCTGA
- the paaK gene encoding phenylacetate--CoA ligase PaaK, with protein MTDLTPTKDMLDPIETAARDEIEALQFHRMKRTLKHAYDNSAFYRKRFDDHDVHPDDLKTLADLAKFPFTTKGDLRDSYPFGMFAAPRDKIVRVHASSGTTGKPTVVGYTKHDIDVWADLMARSIRAAGGRPGDIAHVAYGYGLFTGGLGAHYGAERLGCTVVPVSGGMTQRQVTLITDFKPSIIMVTPSYMLSILDEFRRQGLDPRESSLQVGLFGAEPWTNAMRCEIEEAFDMHAVDIYGLSEIMGPGVAAECVETKDGLHIWEDHFYPEIIDPETGAVLPDGEIGELVFTTLTKEGLPMIRYRTRDLTRLLPGTARSMRRIEKITGRSDDMIILRGVNVFPTQVEEQILKCEGLTPHFQIELTRDAHRDDMTVHVEHAEGYGTAVARKASAEQLAHHIKSVVGITTKIVVHEPEGVERSVGKAKRVVDHRPKA; from the coding sequence ATGACCGACCTGACACCGACCAAGGACATGCTCGACCCGATCGAAACCGCGGCGCGAGACGAGATCGAGGCGCTGCAGTTCCACCGCATGAAGCGGACGCTGAAGCATGCGTATGACAACTCTGCCTTCTACCGAAAGCGGTTCGACGATCACGATGTCCACCCCGATGACCTGAAGACGCTCGCCGATCTGGCGAAGTTCCCCTTCACCACCAAGGGCGATCTGCGCGACAGCTATCCGTTCGGGATGTTCGCCGCGCCGCGCGACAAGATCGTGCGGGTCCACGCCTCCTCGGGCACCACGGGCAAACCGACCGTCGTGGGCTATACCAAGCACGACATCGATGTCTGGGCCGATCTCATGGCCCGGTCGATCCGCGCCGCCGGCGGGCGGCCCGGCGACATCGCCCATGTGGCCTATGGCTATGGCCTGTTCACCGGCGGGCTGGGCGCCCATTACGGGGCGGAGCGGTTGGGCTGCACGGTGGTGCCGGTCTCGGGCGGGATGACCCAGCGGCAGGTCACGCTGATCACCGATTTCAAACCGTCGATCATCATGGTCACACCGTCCTACATGCTGTCGATCCTGGATGAGTTCCGCCGCCAGGGCCTCGACCCACGGGAGTCCTCGCTTCAGGTGGGTCTTTTCGGGGCGGAGCCGTGGACCAACGCCATGCGCTGCGAGATCGAGGAGGCCTTCGACATGCACGCCGTCGACATCTACGGCCTGTCAGAGATCATGGGGCCGGGCGTCGCCGCGGAATGCGTGGAAACCAAGGACGGCCTGCATATCTGGGAGGATCACTTCTACCCCGAAATCATCGACCCCGAAACCGGCGCGGTCCTGCCCGATGGCGAGATCGGTGAACTGGTCTTTACCACGCTGACCAAGGAGGGCCTGCCGATGATCCGCTATCGTACGCGCGACCTGACGCGGCTTCTGCCCGGCACGGCGCGCAGCATGCGGCGGATCGAGAAGATCACCGGGCGGTCGGACGACATGATCATCCTGCGGGGCGTCAATGTCTTCCCCACGCAGGTCGAAGAACAGATCCTGAAATGCGAAGGCCTCACCCCCCATTTCCAGATCGAACTGACGCGCGACGCCCACCGGGACGACATGACCGTGCATGTCGAACATGCCGAAGGCTACGGCACGGCCGTGGCCCGCAAGGCATCGGCCGAGCAACTGGCGCATCACATCAAGTCGGTGGTCGGGATCACGACGAAGATCGTCGTCCACGAACCCGAAGGGGTCGAACGTTCGGTCGGCAAGGCCAAGCGCGTGGTGGATCACCGGCCGAAAGCCTGA
- the paaI gene encoding hydroxyphenylacetyl-CoA thioesterase PaaI, which translates to MTPQQLADACARAMWDGDRAVHRLGITRERVAPGTAVLSLEVSPDMANGHGIAHGGVIFTLADSAFAYACNTYNQATLAQHCAITYLAPARIGDRLTAHAREVTRTGRSGLYDVTVADQDGRTIAEFRGNARTIKDRLLPDDSAHKNPDKGGSE; encoded by the coding sequence ATGACGCCCCAGCAACTGGCCGACGCCTGTGCCCGTGCCATGTGGGACGGCGACCGCGCGGTGCATCGCCTTGGCATCACGCGCGAACGGGTCGCACCCGGCACGGCCGTTCTGTCGCTGGAGGTTTCGCCCGATATGGCCAACGGCCACGGCATCGCCCATGGCGGCGTCATCTTCACCCTTGCCGACAGCGCCTTTGCCTATGCCTGCAACACCTACAACCAGGCCACGCTCGCCCAGCATTGCGCCATCACCTATCTGGCCCCGGCACGCATCGGCGACCGGCTGACCGCCCATGCGCGAGAGGTCACCCGAACCGGGCGCTCGGGCCTTTATGACGTGACGGTCGCCGACCAGGACGGCCGGACCATCGCCGAATTCCGCGGCAATGCCCGCACCATCAAGGACAGGCTGCTGCCCGACGACAGCGCCCACAAGAACCCGGACAAGGGGGGATCCGAATGA
- a CDS encoding ABC transporter substrate-binding protein, with protein MKPLATTALSAVLTLGVAGAATAEIRIGSSLSTTGPASFLGDPEAKTLEMMVEEINAAGGIDGEMIELIVYDDGADPNKARTFATRLIEDDEVVAIVGGSTTGATMAIMSVAEDNEVPFISFAGSIKIIDPVNPWVFKTPHTDRMACQKIFTDMAARGFTKVGMISGTGGFGASMQAQCKDVAPDFGIEIVADETYGPKDADMTPQLTKIRNTEGVQAVLNPGFGQGPAIVTRNYKQLAIDLPFYQSHGVASDAFIDLAGADAAEGVRLPGTALLIADQLGEDDPQREVVQAYQTAYEARYGMEVSTFGGYAHDGLMLMVDAIRRAGSTEPEAIRDALEATDGLVGTTGTYTFTPEDHLGLDLSAFRLLEIGNGGWVPVE; from the coding sequence TTGAAACCGCTTGCTACCACAGCCCTTTCTGCCGTGCTGACCCTTGGGGTCGCGGGCGCGGCCACTGCCGAGATCCGCATCGGATCCAGCCTGTCGACCACCGGTCCGGCCTCGTTCCTTGGCGACCCCGAGGCGAAGACGCTGGAAATGATGGTCGAGGAGATCAACGCCGCCGGCGGCATCGATGGCGAGATGATCGAACTGATCGTCTATGACGACGGCGCCGACCCGAACAAGGCGCGCACCTTTGCCACCCGCCTGATCGAGGATGACGAGGTCGTCGCCATCGTGGGTGGTTCCACGACTGGGGCGACCATGGCGATCATGTCGGTGGCCGAGGACAACGAGGTGCCATTCATCTCGTTCGCCGGGTCGATCAAGATCATCGATCCGGTCAATCCGTGGGTGTTCAAGACGCCCCATACCGACCGCATGGCCTGCCAGAAGATCTTCACCGACATGGCCGCGCGGGGATTCACCAAGGTCGGCATGATCTCGGGCACCGGGGGTTTCGGCGCCTCGATGCAGGCCCAGTGCAAGGACGTGGCGCCCGATTTCGGGATCGAGATCGTGGCCGATGAGACCTATGGGCCCAAAGACGCGGACATGACCCCGCAACTGACCAAGATCCGCAATACCGAAGGCGTGCAGGCGGTGCTGAACCCCGGCTTCGGGCAGGGGCCGGCGATTGTCACCCGCAACTACAAGCAACTGGCCATCGACCTGCCATTCTATCAGTCGCATGGCGTGGCCTCGGATGCCTTTATCGATCTGGCCGGGGCCGATGCGGCCGAGGGCGTGCGCCTGCCGGGCACCGCGCTGCTGATTGCTGACCAGTTGGGCGAGGACGACCCGCAGCGCGAGGTCGTGCAAGCCTACCAGACCGCCTATGAGGCGCGCTATGGCATGGAGGTGTCGACCTTCGGCGGCTATGCCCATGACGGTCTGATGCTGATGGTCGATGCGATCCGCCGTGCCGGCAGCACCGAGCCGGAGGCGATCCGCGACGCGCTGGAGGCGACCGACGGCCTGGTCGGGACGACGGGCACCTATACCTTCACGCCAGAGGATCACCTTGGCCTCGATCTCAGCGCGTTCCGCCTGCTTGAGATCGGAAACGGCGGCTGGGTTCCGGTCGAGTGA